A genome region from Lactobacillus sp. ESL0791 includes the following:
- the gndA gene encoding NADP-dependent phosphogluconate dehydrogenase produces MQQFGIIGLSVMGKNLALNVHNHGFSVSGFSIDKPEVDAFAKYEDEKLKPTYSWEEFVNSLEKPRKILIQIAAGKPVDQTLQTLLPLLDKGDILIDGGNSNFHDTNRRYHEMEAHGIHFIGMGVSGGEEGALNGPALMPGGDEEAYKKVAPILEAIAAKAPDGRPCVSYIGPEGSGHYVKMIHNGIEYGIMQEFSEVYDVLRKIAGKTNDDMSAIFADWNQGLVHAYLSEITAEVLKQKDKLTPDNVIDHILNEASYKGTGNWMLEDAIHLGTPISVIAEAVLARFMSKATTREGKEISWKGEVPSDLIANLEKTLQLGQAVAYAQGFQQLSMAADAYKWDLRYPAIAQNWEAGCIIRSSMLKDIENAYADGKKLDNLFQDKYFNDLMKENLPALQKVIELTTKAGIPTPTLSAALNYLESIFNPSLPANLVQGQRDYFGAHTYLRNDREGVYHTEWYEEK; encoded by the coding sequence ATGCAGCAATTTGGAATTATTGGTCTGTCTGTGATGGGAAAAAATTTGGCTTTGAATGTTCACAATCATGGCTTTTCGGTTTCTGGTTTTAGCATTGATAAACCAGAGGTCGATGCGTTTGCAAAATATGAGGACGAGAAGTTAAAACCAACTTATTCGTGGGAAGAATTTGTTAATTCACTTGAAAAACCACGGAAAATTTTGATTCAAATCGCAGCTGGTAAGCCGGTTGACCAAACTTTACAAACTTTATTGCCGTTATTAGACAAAGGCGATATTTTAATTGATGGTGGTAATTCTAATTTTCATGACACTAATCGACGCTATCATGAAATGGAAGCGCACGGAATTCATTTTATTGGAATGGGTGTTTCCGGCGGTGAAGAGGGAGCTTTAAATGGTCCGGCTCTGATGCCTGGCGGTGATGAAGAGGCCTATAAGAAGGTTGCGCCTATCTTAGAAGCAATTGCTGCCAAAGCTCCTGATGGCCGCCCGTGTGTTTCTTATATTGGACCTGAAGGCAGTGGCCATTATGTTAAGATGATTCATAATGGCATTGAATATGGTATTATGCAAGAATTTTCAGAAGTTTACGATGTTTTACGTAAAATTGCTGGCAAAACTAACGATGATATGTCCGCAATTTTTGCAGACTGGAATCAAGGCCTAGTTCATGCTTACCTTAGTGAAATCACCGCAGAAGTTTTGAAGCAAAAAGATAAATTAACCCCTGACAATGTGATTGATCATATTTTGAATGAAGCTTCGTATAAAGGTACGGGTAACTGGATGCTTGAAGATGCGATTCACCTGGGGACCCCAATCAGTGTGATTGCTGAAGCTGTTCTTGCACGGTTTATGTCAAAGGCAACAACACGTGAAGGAAAAGAAATTAGTTGGAAGGGCGAGGTGCCAAGCGATTTAATTGCTAACCTAGAAAAAACATTACAATTAGGTCAAGCGGTTGCCTATGCTCAAGGTTTTCAACAATTGAGCATGGCTGCCGATGCTTACAAGTGGGATCTGCGGTATCCGGCAATTGCCCAGAACTGGGAAGCCGGTTGTATTATTCGTTCATCGATGCTTAAAGATATTGAAAATGCGTATGCAGACGGTAAAAAACTGGATAATTTGTTTCAGGATAAATACTTTAATGATTTAATGAAAGAGAATCTGCCTGCTTTGCAAAAAGTAATTGAATTAACTACCAAAGCCGGCATTCCAACTCCAACTTTGAGTGCAGCGCTAAATTACTTGGAATCAATTTTTAATCCAAGCTTACCGGCTAATCTAGTTCAGGGTCAGCGTGATTACTTTGGTGCACATACATATTTACGAAATGATCGTGAGGGAGTTTACCATACAGAATGGTATGAAGAAAAATAA